From the Hydrogenothermus marinus genome, one window contains:
- a CDS encoding branched-chain amino acid transaminase, producing the protein MEYVYFEGEIVPEEKAKISIKTNSFHYGTAVFEGIRAYYDKEQNKIFALFFKEHYQRLFKNMRFLNMEIEESIDELVEITKELIRKNDIKNDIYIRPIVYFSDLEIGPKLLGYNAKIAIYLYPLGDYIDINKGVKAIVSSWTRLNDNMIPPRLKVSGAYVNSALAKTEAILKGADEAIFLNKNGYVSEGSAENIFIVRDGKLITPPVSDDILEGITRWAVMEIAKDLGYEVIERSITRTELYIADEVFFCGTGAQISPVVEIDNKKIADGKPGKITKEIQKVYFDAVRGKIDKYKHWIEEI; encoded by the coding sequence TTGGAATATGTATATTTTGAAGGGGAAATAGTACCTGAGGAAAAAGCAAAAATAAGTATAAAAACTAACTCTTTCCACTATGGAACTGCAGTTTTTGAAGGAATAAGAGCTTATTATGATAAAGAGCAGAACAAAATATTTGCTTTATTCTTTAAAGAACATTATCAAAGACTTTTCAAAAATATGAGATTTTTAAATATGGAGATAGAAGAAAGTATAGATGAGCTTGTTGAAATAACAAAGGAACTTATTAGAAAAAATGACATTAAAAATGATATATATATAAGACCTATCGTTTATTTTTCAGACCTTGAAATAGGCCCAAAACTTCTTGGATATAATGCAAAAATAGCAATTTATCTTTATCCTCTTGGAGATTATATAGATATTAATAAAGGTGTTAAAGCTATTGTTTCTTCATGGACAAGATTAAATGATAATATGATTCCACCAAGATTAAAAGTATCTGGAGCTTATGTAAATAGTGCTTTAGCAAAAACAGAAGCAATATTAAAAGGTGCAGATGAAGCTATATTCTTAAATAAAAATGGATATGTATCAGAAGGTTCTGCAGAAAATATATTTATTGTAAGAGATGGAAAACTAATTACACCTCCTGTATCTGATGATATATTAGAAGGAATTACAAGATGGGCAGTTATGGAAATTGCAAAAGATTTAGGATATGAAGTAATAGAAAGAAGTATTACAAGAACAGAGCTTTATATTGCAGATGAAGTATTTTTCTGTGGAACAGGCGCTCAAATATCACCAGTTGTAGAAATAGATAATAAAAAAATAGCTGATGGTAAACCAGGGAAAATTACAAAAGAAATTCAAAAAGTGTATTTTGATGCAGTAAGAGGAAAAATAGATAAATATAAACACTGGATTGAAGAAATTTAA
- a CDS encoding Ppx/GppA phosphatase family protein → MVKKIAIIDIGTYSTRLLISAIHKKNSIIETINSVEDIFSTGKITSLGRKLKETGYLQKDAIDETLSVLKEYKMIIDEYKVDYVKAYATQACREAKNGKDFVEKVKAIGIDVEIIDGKKEAYLSFLATAYGVYPDNSFVMIDQGGGSTEYAYGIKEGDSFKLKDSISFPFGIVGLTERFIKHDPPLKEELKALEDFIRKDIEKAYEKMKDTYYLIGLGGTITTLVALEKKIFPYSSEKVHKQRLSYTQINKWLNKLSSIPVEERKKIPQIEDKRAEVILSGILIFKVSMKVFNKEEIIVSDWGLRHGAIIDFILNKNL, encoded by the coding sequence TTGGTAAAAAAAATAGCAATAATAGATATAGGTACTTACTCTACACGCCTTCTTATATCTGCTATTCATAAAAAAAATTCTATAATTGAAACAATTAACTCTGTTGAAGATATATTTTCAACAGGTAAAATTACATCCTTAGGAAGAAAATTAAAAGAAACTGGATATCTTCAAAAAGATGCTATAGATGAAACATTATCTGTTTTAAAAGAATACAAAATGATAATTGATGAATATAAAGTTGATTATGTAAAAGCTTATGCAACTCAAGCCTGTAGAGAAGCTAAAAATGGAAAAGATTTTGTTGAAAAAGTTAAAGCTATAGGAATAGATGTAGAAATAATAGATGGAAAAAAAGAAGCATACTTATCATTTTTAGCTACTGCTTATGGAGTTTATCCTGATAATAGTTTTGTAATGATAGATCAAGGTGGTGGAAGTACTGAATATGCTTATGGGATAAAAGAAGGAGATTCTTTTAAATTAAAAGATAGTATTTCATTTCCATTTGGAATAGTTGGACTTACAGAAAGATTTATAAAACATGATCCACCATTAAAAGAAGAATTAAAAGCTCTTGAAGATTTTATAAGAAAAGATATAGAAAAAGCCTATGAAAAAATGAAGGATACTTATTATCTGATTGGTCTTGGCGGAACAATTACAACATTAGTAGCCCTTGAAAAGAAAATATTTCCATACTCTTCAGAAAAAGTTCATAAACAAAGACTTAGCTATACTCAAATAAATAAATGGCTAAATAAACTATCATCAATACCTGTAGAAGAAAGGAAAAAAATACCTCAAATTGAAGATAAAAGAGCTGAAGTAATTTTATCAGGAATTTTAATTTTTAAAGTATCAATGAAAGTTTTCAACAAAGAAGAAATTATAGTTAGTGATTGGGGATTAAGACACGGGGCAATAATAGATTTCATACTAAATAAAAATTTGTGA
- a CDS encoding NIL domain-containing protein, with translation MNSMKLKLIYPEEKIKEPILSKVCKTFDVDINIRKANVQENVGWLELELIGKEDEIEKAIEFLKQNGVEVSPLEGQIFME, from the coding sequence ATGAACTCAATGAAGTTAAAGCTTATTTATCCAGAAGAAAAAATAAAAGAGCCTATCTTAAGTAAAGTATGCAAAACATTTGATGTTGACATAAATATTAGGAAAGCAAATGTACAAGAAAATGTAGGTTGGCTTGAACTTGAACTTATTGGAAAAGAAGATGAAATAGAAAAGGCTATAGAATTTCTAAAGCAAAATGGAGTTGAAGTTTCACCTCTTGAAGGACAGATTTTTATGGAGTAG
- a CDS encoding MoaD/ThiS family protein — protein MAKVIVRIPTALRRVTQGQGEVEIEASTIAELIDNLDKEFSGIKERLVEENGEIRKFVNFFVNDEDIRFLKGKDTELKDGDIVAIIPAIAGGK, from the coding sequence ATGGCAAAAGTTATAGTTAGAATACCTACTGCATTAAGAAGAGTTACTCAAGGTCAAGGAGAAGTAGAAATAGAGGCATCTACAATAGCAGAACTTATAGATAACTTAGATAAAGAGTTTTCTGGAATTAAAGAAAGACTTGTTGAAGAAAATGGAGAAATAAGAAAATTTGTAAACTTTTTTGTAAATGATGAAGATATAAGATTTTTAAAAGGTAAAGATACAGAACTTAAAGATGGAGATATTGTAGCAATTATTCCTGCTATTGCTGGAGGAAAATAA
- the thrC gene encoding threonine synthase — MAKIKALKCKECGREYPIEPLHVCEFCFGPLEVEYDYDYIKQNISREKIEKGPKSLWRYIDLLPVEEPQVGLSSGFTPLIKAENLGKELGLNNLYIKDDSVNHPTLSFKDRVVAVALSKAKEFGFDTAACASTGNLANAVAAHSASAGMNCYVFIPANLETNKIIGSLVFNPIVVAVEGNYDDVNRLSSEIANEFGWAFVNINIRPFYSEGSKTLAFEVAEQLGWKAPDAVVAPMASGSLYTKIWKGFNEFKTVGILNENEKMPRMYGAQAAGCSPIYKAFKEGRDWITPEKPDTIAKSIAIGNPADGPYAVKVAKESNGDMEIATNEEIIEGMKLLAKTEGIFTETAGGTTIAVLKKFAEKGVFDKDEIVVAYITGNGYKTMEVLEGHLKQPIHIKPSLTEFKEKVIGQTINK; from the coding sequence ATGGCAAAAATTAAAGCTCTTAAATGTAAAGAATGTGGAAGAGAATATCCGATAGAACCTCTTCATGTATGTGAATTTTGTTTTGGTCCTTTAGAAGTTGAGTATGATTATGATTATATAAAACAAAATATATCAAGAGAAAAGATAGAAAAAGGCCCTAAAAGTCTATGGAGATATATAGATTTATTACCAGTAGAAGAACCTCAAGTGGGTTTATCCTCTGGTTTTACTCCATTAATAAAAGCAGAAAATCTTGGAAAAGAACTTGGCTTAAATAATCTTTATATAAAAGATGATTCAGTAAATCATCCAACTTTGTCTTTTAAAGATAGAGTTGTAGCAGTTGCTTTATCAAAAGCTAAAGAATTTGGATTTGACACTGCAGCATGTGCTTCAACAGGAAACTTGGCAAATGCTGTAGCTGCACATAGTGCATCTGCTGGAATGAATTGTTATGTTTTTATTCCTGCAAATCTTGAAACAAATAAAATAATAGGTTCCCTTGTTTTTAATCCTATTGTTGTTGCAGTAGAAGGAAATTATGATGATGTTAATAGATTATCTTCAGAAATTGCAAATGAGTTTGGCTGGGCTTTTGTTAATATAAATATAAGACCTTTCTATTCAGAAGGTTCAAAAACCCTTGCTTTTGAAGTTGCAGAACAACTTGGTTGGAAAGCGCCAGATGCAGTAGTAGCACCTATGGCATCAGGTTCTTTATATACAAAAATTTGGAAAGGATTTAATGAATTTAAAACTGTTGGAATACTAAATGAAAATGAGAAAATGCCAAGAATGTATGGAGCTCAAGCAGCAGGATGTAGTCCTATATATAAAGCTTTTAAAGAAGGAAGAGATTGGATTACACCAGAAAAACCTGATACTATAGCAAAATCAATAGCTATAGGAAATCCTGCAGATGGTCCATATGCTGTAAAAGTAGCAAAAGAAAGTAATGGAGATATGGAAATAGCTACTAATGAAGAGATAATAGAAGGAATGAAATTACTTGCAAAAACAGAAGGTATATTTACAGAGACTGCAGGTGGAACAACAATAGCAGTACTTAAAAAGTTTGCAGAAAAAGGTGTATTTGATAAAGATGAAATTGTTGTTGCATATATTACCGGTAATGGATACAAAACAATGGAAGTGCTTGAAGGGCATTTAAAACAGCCTATTCATATAAAACCAAGCTTAACAGAGTTTAAAGAAAAAGTTATAGGTCAAACAATAAATAAATAA
- a CDS encoding HPr-rel-A system PqqD family peptide chaperone, which produces MNRISQIAINDEGFLFDPLTGESFTVNQTGLEIIKGLKESKSEEEIIESLTENFEIDEETAKRDFTDFIEKLRSYKIL; this is translated from the coding sequence ATGAATAGAATTTCACAAATTGCCATTAATGATGAAGGATTTTTATTTGATCCTTTAACTGGTGAAAGCTTCACAGTTAATCAAACAGGTTTAGAAATAATAAAAGGTTTAAAAGAAAGTAAATCAGAAGAAGAAATCATTGAATCTCTAACTGAAAATTTTGAAATTGATGAGGAAACAGCTAAAAGAGATTTTACTGATTTTATAGAAAAACTTAGAAGTTATAAAATTTTATAA
- a CDS encoding ATP-grasp domain-containing protein, whose translation MELKVAISGINAVDNPGPGIGVAKSIKEDKELNAKIIGLAYDAMEPGIYMDWIIDKAYIMPYPSGGYEAYIERLYYIKQTYGLDFVMPVLDAELPIYIKYQQELERNGIKTFLPSLEQFKLRGKDKLEEIAKNIGIDSPKSEVVSSYEELTKAIEKIGLPIMVKGAFYKAYRAYTFQEATSYFNKIVAEWGYPVIVQQVVKGEEMNVVAAGDGEGNSLGMVGIKKMWITELGKIWTGVTIKNKKMLNAAENFIKKYKWKGAFELECIVDIENDKVYLIEINPRFPAWSYFSTGVGVNIASNIIRKAFGLDIDIKDYEAGKLYVRYTDDLITDMDKFQKIIIRGEN comes from the coding sequence ATGGAGCTTAAAGTTGCTATTTCTGGTATAAATGCAGTTGATAATCCAGGGCCAGGTATTGGAGTTGCAAAAAGTATAAAAGAAGATAAAGAGTTAAACGCAAAAATAATTGGCCTTGCTTATGATGCTATGGAACCAGGTATATATATGGATTGGATAATTGATAAAGCATATATAATGCCATATCCTTCTGGAGGTTATGAAGCTTACATAGAAAGACTTTATTATATAAAACAAACTTATGGGCTTGATTTTGTAATGCCTGTGTTAGATGCAGAACTTCCTATATATATAAAATATCAACAGGAACTTGAAAGAAATGGGATAAAAACTTTTTTACCTTCTTTAGAGCAGTTTAAACTTAGAGGAAAAGATAAGCTTGAAGAGATTGCTAAAAATATAGGTATAGATTCTCCAAAATCAGAAGTAGTTTCTTCTTATGAAGAACTTACAAAAGCTATAGAAAAAATTGGTCTTCCAATAATGGTAAAAGGAGCTTTTTATAAAGCATACAGAGCTTATACATTCCAAGAGGCTACAAGCTATTTTAATAAAATTGTTGCTGAATGGGGTTATCCTGTAATTGTACAGCAAGTAGTTAAAGGTGAAGAGATGAATGTTGTAGCTGCTGGTGATGGAGAGGGAAATTCTCTTGGTATGGTTGGTATAAAAAAGATGTGGATAACAGAACTTGGTAAAATCTGGACAGGTGTAACTATAAAAAATAAAAAGATGTTAAATGCAGCAGAAAACTTTATAAAAAAGTATAAGTGGAAAGGTGCTTTTGAACTTGAATGTATAGTAGATATTGAAAATGATAAAGTTTATTTAATAGAAATAAATCCAAGATTTCCTGCTTGGTCTTATTTTTCAACAGGTGTTGGAGTAAATATTGCATCAAATATTATTAGAAAAGCATTTGGTTTAGATATAGATATTAAAGATTACGAAGCTGGAAAGCTTTATGTTAGATATACAGATGATTTAATAACAGATATGGATAAATTCCAAAAAATAATTATAAGAGGTGAAAATTAA